The DNA window AGATCCGCCAACTTGCACTGGATGCCTTCCGCGCAGCCGGCGCCCGCGGCTGGGGCCGTGTCGATGTGATGCGCGACCGTAGTAGCGGCCAGCTGTATCTGCTTGAAGTGAACACCGCCCCCGGCATGACCAGCCACTCGCTGGTGCCCAAGGCCGCCCGCCAGCTCGGCATCGATTTCGAAGAACTGGTCTGGCGTGTACTGGAGCAGACGCTGTGATACCGGGATTGGTGATTTGCAATTGGGGATTAGTCAACGGCGCCGCCGCACGCGTCGCTGCGCTTGCTGCTGCCGTTGCGAATCCCCGATCTCAAATCGCTCATCCGGAGCGCGGAGTACGCCCATGAACGCCACCTTGCGCATTCTTGCCTGGTTGATCGCGGTGACGTTGGTCGCGTTGCCGGTGGTGGCTGTGCTCAATGGCTGGGTCGGTTCCGAGCGCTGGCCGTTGGCGAGGTTGCGGGTGTCCGGCGATTTCAAGCGGGTGCCGGCCGAAGAGTTGCGAGCGGTGGTGCTGCCGTATGCGCGTTCGGGCTTTTTTGCGGTGAAGTTGCAGGAGGCGCAGGACGCCATCGGGCGCTTGCCGTGGGTGGAAAGTGCGCAGGTGCGCAAGCGCTGGCCGGACGTGCTGGAGGTGCATGTCACCGAGCACGAGCCGTTCGCGCGCTGGGGCACCGATCGCATGTTGTCCGAGCAAGGGCGGCTGTTCCGTACTCCGCCGTTGTTGAAAGATTTCAAGTTGCCGCAACTCGGTGGCCCGGACAGCAAGACCAAGGAAGTGGTGGCGCTATACAACGAATCGCGCGCTTTGTTCGCACCAACTGGCTTGGATGTGGAACGTCTGGAAATGGACGCGCGCGGAAGCTGGTCGCTGGGTTTGAGTAACGGCGTACAGATCGTGATCGGTCGCGACGATGCGCGCGCACGCTTGCAGCGGTTCGCACGCGTGCTGCCGCAGCTAGCCGACCCGCAGCGCCCGATTGCGCGTGCCGACCTGCGCTACACGAACGGTTTCACGATCGAACGCAGAATGGAGAATGGGGAATCGGGAATGGATAAAAAGCCTAAACCGGTGTCGCCTGCCGCGCACCACAGACTAGTGCTGAATTCTCCGCGTAACCGTGCACTGTTTCTGACCATTCCCCATTCGCTATTTCCTATTCCCGGCTTTAAGACATGAACCGCAAAGGCGACAAATCCCTCATCGTTGGACTGGACATCGGCACCTCCAAGGTCGTCGCGCTGGTCGGCGAGTACTCGCCAGGCAATCCGATCGAAGTGATCGGCATCGGTTCGCATGAATCGCGCGGCCTCAAGCGCGGCGTGGTGGTGGACATCGAATCCACCGTGCAGTCGATCCAGCGCGCGGTGGAAGAAGCCGAGCTGATGGCCGGCTGCGAAATCCGCTCGGTGTACGCATCGATTTCCGGCAACCATGTGCAATGCAAGAACTCGCCCGGCATCGTGCCGATCCGCGACGGCGAAGTGACCTGGAGCGATCTGGAGCGCGTGCTGGATGCGGCCAAGGCCGTGGCCATTCCTGCCGACCAGCGTATCCTGCATGCGATCCCGCGCGAGTACGTGCTGGACGATTCGCAGGAAGGCATCCGCAATCCGGTCGGCATGACCGGCGTGCGCCTGGAGGTGCACGCCCATCTGGTGGTGTGCGCGCAATCGGCTGCGGCCAACATCACCAAGTGCGTGCAGAAGTGCGGCCTGCAGGTCGACGATCTGGTGCTGTCGTCGCTGGCATCGTCAGTAGCGGTATTGACTGCCGACGAGCGCGAGCTAGGCGTGGTGCTGGTGGACATCGGCGCTGGCACCACCGACCTGGCGGTCTACGTGCAGGGCGCGATCTGCCACACCGCATCCTTGCCGATCGCTGGCGACCATGTCACCAACGACATCGCGCACATGCTGCGCACGCCAACCCCGGAAGCCGAGCAGATCAAGGTGCGTTACGCCTGCGCGCTGGCGCAGCTGGCCACCGCTGAAGAAAGCATCCAGGTGCCGTCGGTCGGCGATCGCCCGCCGCGTCGCATGCCACGGCATGCGCTCGCGCAGGCCGTGCAGGGTCGCTACGAAGAAATTTTCGAAATGGTGCAGGCCGAACTGCGCCGCTCCGGTTTCGAAGAAATGGTGCGCGCCGGCATGGTGCTCACCGGCGGCGCCTCGAAGATGGAAGGCGTGGTGGAGCTTGCCGAAGAAATGTTGCAGATGCCGGTGCGCGTGGGCATTCCGCAGCATGTCACCGGTCTGGGCGAAGTCGTCGGCAACCCGGTACACGCCTCCGGCGTGGGCCTGTTGTTGATGGGCAGTCAGATCGAACACCCACGCCGCCCATCGATCCCGACCGGACGTGCAGGGAGTTTGTTCAAGAAATTGAAGAATTGGTATCGCGGTGAATTCTGAGGTGCCGGGAGTTGGAATTCGGGATTTGGGATTGGTAAGAGCGAAAGAAAAAGCACAGTGGCAGCAAAGATTTAAGTGGAGAGCGGCAAGCGGGCAGGCGGTAAAATTTTTTTGCAGGCATTGCGTCGAGGAGCAGGTGCGGTGAGTCGTAGAGCGCAACAGCGCATCTACGGTCCCGACAACCGAGACCCGACTTTCAAACAACAACACTCGCCGTGATGCGGAGTGGGCAGGGACCAGCACTTGCGAATCCCCAATCCCACCTCCCCAATCCCGGCTCAAGAGGACACTGACATGGCACATTTTGAACTGATCGAAAAGATGGCTCCCAACGCGGTAATCAAGGTCGTTGGTGTGGGCGGCGGCGGCGGCAATGCCGTCGCGCACATGGTCAACACCAACGTCGATGGCGTGGAATTCATCACCGCCAATACCGACTCGCAGGCGATCAAGAACTGCGGCGCCAAGTTGCAGCTGCAGCTCGGTACCAACGTGACCAAGGGCCTGGGCGCAGGCGCGAATCCGGAAGTCGGCCGTCAGGCCGCGCTGGAAGATCGCGAACGCATCATGGACGCGCTGCAGGGTGCGGACATGGTGTTCATTACCGCCGGCATGGGCGGCGGCACCGGCACTGGTGCGGCACCGGTCGTTGCGCAGCTGGCCAAGGAGATGGGCATCCTGACCGTTGCCGTCGTCACCAAGCCGTTCCCGTTCGAAGGCCGTCGCCGCATGCAGGTCGCGCTGAAGGGCATCGAGGAACTGAGCCAGCATTGCGACTCGCTGATCACCATCCCGAACGAAAAGCTGATCACCGTGCTTGGCCGCAACGCCACCATGATCCAGGCCTTCCGTGCCGCCAACGACGTGCTGCAGGGCGCCGTGCAGGGCATCGCCGATCTGATCGTGCGTCCGGGCCTGATCAACGTCGACTTCGCCGACGTGCGCACCGTGATGTCGGAGATGGGCCTGGCCATGATGGGCACCGGCTCGGCACGCGGCGACGATCGCGCGCAGGCCGCTGCCGAAGCCGCCATCCAGAACCCGCTGCTGGACGACGTCAACCTGGCCGGTGCCAACGGCATCCTGGTCAACATCACCGCCGGCCCGGACTTCACCATGTCCGAGTTCGACGAAATCGGCCGCACCATCGAAGCGTTTGCCTCGGAAGATGCGACCGTGGTCGTCGGTACCGTGCTTGACCCGGACATGCAGGACGAAGTGCGCGTCACCGTCGTGGCCACTGGCTTGAACCGTGCGGTTGCACGTCAGACCCAGCGTTCGGACCAACGCGCGCCGATCAAGTTGGTGCGCAACGCCACCACCGGCCAGCCAGAGTTCGGCGATTTCGAGACCAGCGGCGGCGATGCAGTGTCCAAGGCGGTCGGCGGCAGCATGGGTCTGGGCCTGCGTCGTCCCAGCAGCGATTCGGTCGGCAGCAGCAACAGCGGCGGCGGTTCGACTGCGCCGGCGGCAGACCTGCCCAACGATTACCTGGATATCCCGGCGTTCCTGCGCCGCCAGGCAGACTGACGCTGCAACGCGATGCCACTTCGGTGGCGCCGTCCGCAATGCCCCGAGGTTCGCTTCGGGGTTGCAATGCCATGTCCTCTTTCTGCCGGACCGATCATTTGATCCGGCAGCTTTTGCAGTGGCGTGACCGGTCGATTACAGTTGCCGTCAGGCGCGACTTGTTAAAATTCGGATAAGCTCAAACAATTGGACAGCCGCTTCGGCGCCTGTCTGCATTGTTCATCCAGACTTCGCATATGACCCAGCAACGCACTCTCAAAAACACCATTCGCGCCACCGGCGTCGGCCTGCACAGCGGCGACAAGGTGTATATGACGCTACGACCGGCTCAGGTCGATCATGGCGTGGTGTTCCGGCGTGTGGATCTGGAACCGGTCGTGGAAGTCCCCGCCGATGCCAAGCTGGTCACCGAAACCACGCTGTGTACCGGCTTGACCTGCAACGGCGCCAAGATCCAGACCGTCGAACATCTGATGTCCGCGCTGGCCGGTCTGGGTGTCGACAATGTCATCGTCGAACTGTCCTCGGCCGAGTTGCCGATCATGGATGGTTCGTCCGGCCCGTTCGTGTTCCTGCTCCAGTCGGCAGGCATCGTCGAGCAGCACAAGGCCAAGCGCTTCATCCGCATTAAGCAGACGGTGGAAGTGCGCGAAGGCGACAAGGTCGCGCGCTTCGAACCGTACGAGGGCTATAAGCTCGGTTTCACCATCGAATTCAATCACCCGATGATCCCGGCCAAGCAGTCGCGCCAGGAAATCGAGTTCTCCACCTCGGCCTACGTCAAGGAAATCTCGCGCGCCCGCACCTTCGGCTTCATGCGCGACCTTGAATACATGCGCGAGCGCAATCTGGGCCTGGGTGGCTCGATGGACAACGCCATCGTGCTGGACGAGTTCCGCGTGCTCAATGAGGACGGCCTGCGTTACACCAACGAATTCGTGCGCCACAAGATACTGGACGCCATCGGCGACCTGTATCTGGCCGGCGGCGCCATACTTGGCGCCTACGAAGGCTTCAAATCCGGCCACGCACTCAACAACAAGCTGGTGCGTGCGCTGCTCGCCGATCAGGCCGCCTGGGAATGGGTCAGCTTCCCGGAAGGCACCGAGCAACCGCCGGTCACCTACGCCAGTCCTGTCTACGCCTGATGTCGGGGAATGCCGCAGTCTGCGCCAAAAGTGTGAAATCCATCGAATTTACACTCCATTCTTAACGTTTATTTAATGCTTCCCTAACTCCTGCTGGCCGTACGCTCGCTAGGATGCTTTAGCCCGCCTGCGGTGTTCGCAATTCTTTCACGCACTGGCGGCCGCTTCGAGCAGGCGGTAAGGGCATCACCGTTTGGTCGGTGCAACGTCCTGCAGAGAGGCCAATGCGTCGCGCAACCCCTTGTGCGTCGCTTCGGAAACAGGGCGCGGACGCTCATGGTCTTGCGGCATTGGGGAATGCAGTGGGGTCGTGATGGTCTTGATGGTCACTGCGGTGGCCTTCATTCCGATGGATCGGGCGGCATCCAATAATTGGGTCTCGGCAAGCCGCAACCTGGCATGCCAGACCGGTGAATCAACTAAAAAAACGAGTTGTTCGCCTCTGACATTGGCCAACCGGCAACGGGTGGCCAAATGGGGCGGTAACAGGGGGCGCAACTGCCGGTCCAGCGCATCGAGCCACAAGGCACGGCGCAAGGGGTCGCCAGTCTTCTCCCCCAACGCGGCCTCGATGGCCTGCTTTGGAGTGGAAGGGGTGCGTGCGTTGGACTTGGGCTTGGACATGACACTCATATGGCGTTGAAGAAAGTCGTAATCAAATCTCGCGAGACTCGGGTGCAGCGTGTGGCCCGGAATTTCCAGGGCTTCGCTGCGGATCGACCGATGATATTGCTCGGCGCAGTGTTGGGTCTGGGCATGTTGATCGGCGTCGGTGCGAGCACCGCCATCGGCATGGTGACCAATTCCACGCTCAAGGCCAAGGTCGTCCAGCAGCAGGCCGAGCTTGCACAGGCGCAGCGCGCCTCGCAGGCACAGGTCAATGCACTGGCCGCCCGCCTGGGCGAGCTGCAGGCGCAGGCCACCCGCCTCAATGCATTGGGCGAGCGGCTGACCGAAATGGGCAAGTTGAAGGACGGCGAGTTCGACTTCGACGAGCCGGTCGGCGTCGGTGGCGGCAATGAGCCGGTCAGCGACATGCCGGTCGAATCACTCAAGGAGACGCTAGGGCAAGTCGAACAACAGTTTTCCGCCTCCGGCCAG is part of the Xanthomonas fragariae genome and encodes:
- the lpxC gene encoding UDP-3-O-acyl-N-acetylglucosamine deacetylase, translating into MTQQRTLKNTIRATGVGLHSGDKVYMTLRPAQVDHGVVFRRVDLEPVVEVPADAKLVTETTLCTGLTCNGAKIQTVEHLMSALAGLGVDNVIVELSSAELPIMDGSSGPFVFLLQSAGIVEQHKAKRFIRIKQTVEVREGDKVARFEPYEGYKLGFTIEFNHPMIPAKQSRQEIEFSTSAYVKEISRARTFGFMRDLEYMRERNLGLGGSMDNAIVLDEFRVLNEDGLRYTNEFVRHKILDAIGDLYLAGGAILGAYEGFKSGHALNNKLVRALLADQAAWEWVSFPEGTEQPPVTYASPVYA
- a CDS encoding cell division protein FtsQ/DivIB, which translates into the protein MNATLRILAWLIAVTLVALPVVAVLNGWVGSERWPLARLRVSGDFKRVPAEELRAVVLPYARSGFFAVKLQEAQDAIGRLPWVESAQVRKRWPDVLEVHVTEHEPFARWGTDRMLSEQGRLFRTPPLLKDFKLPQLGGPDSKTKEVVALYNESRALFAPTGLDVERLEMDARGSWSLGLSNGVQIVIGRDDARARLQRFARVLPQLADPQRPIARADLRYTNGFTIERRMENGESGMDKKPKPVSPAAHHRLVLNSPRNRALFLTIPHSLFPIPGFKT
- a CDS encoding DUF721 domain-containing protein, producing the protein MSVMSKPKSNARTPSTPKQAIEAALGEKTGDPLRRALWLDALDRQLRPLLPPHLATRCRLANVRGEQLVFLVDSPVWHARLRLAETQLLDAARSIGMKATAVTIKTITTPLHSPMPQDHERPRPVSEATHKGLRDALASLQDVAPTKR
- the ftsZ gene encoding cell division protein FtsZ; translated protein: MAHFELIEKMAPNAVIKVVGVGGGGGNAVAHMVNTNVDGVEFITANTDSQAIKNCGAKLQLQLGTNVTKGLGAGANPEVGRQAALEDRERIMDALQGADMVFITAGMGGGTGTGAAPVVAQLAKEMGILTVAVVTKPFPFEGRRRMQVALKGIEELSQHCDSLITIPNEKLITVLGRNATMIQAFRAANDVLQGAVQGIADLIVRPGLINVDFADVRTVMSEMGLAMMGTGSARGDDRAQAAAEAAIQNPLLDDVNLAGANGILVNITAGPDFTMSEFDEIGRTIEAFASEDATVVVGTVLDPDMQDEVRVTVVATGLNRAVARQTQRSDQRAPIKLVRNATTGQPEFGDFETSGGDAVSKAVGGSMGLGLRRPSSDSVGSSNSGGGSTAPAADLPNDYLDIPAFLRRQAD
- the ftsA gene encoding cell division protein FtsA, translating into MNRKGDKSLIVGLDIGTSKVVALVGEYSPGNPIEVIGIGSHESRGLKRGVVVDIESTVQSIQRAVEEAELMAGCEIRSVYASISGNHVQCKNSPGIVPIRDGEVTWSDLERVLDAAKAVAIPADQRILHAIPREYVLDDSQEGIRNPVGMTGVRLEVHAHLVVCAQSAAANITKCVQKCGLQVDDLVLSSLASSVAVLTADERELGVVLVDIGAGTTDLAVYVQGAICHTASLPIAGDHVTNDIAHMLRTPTPEAEQIKVRYACALAQLATAEESIQVPSVGDRPPRRMPRHALAQAVQGRYEEIFEMVQAELRRSGFEEMVRAGMVLTGGASKMEGVVELAEEMLQMPVRVGIPQHVTGLGEVVGNPVHASGVGLLLMGSQIEHPRRPSIPTGRAGSLFKKLKNWYRGEF